A stretch of the Panthera uncia isolate 11264 chromosome D1, Puncia_PCG_1.0, whole genome shotgun sequence genome encodes the following:
- the MPZL2 gene encoding myelin protein zero-like protein 2, translating to MYGKSTWRAGLLLLGVQLTALWPIAAVEIYTSQVLEAVNGTDVRLKCTFSSFAPVGDALTVTWNFRPRDGGPEQFVFYYHVDPFKPMSGRFKDRVVWDGNPERYDVSIILWKLQFDDNGTYTCQVKNPPDVDGLIGEIRLSVVHTVRFSEIYFLALAIGSACALMVIIVIVVVLVQHFRKKRWAERAHKVVEIKSKEEERLNQDKKVSVYLEDAD from the exons ATGTATGGCAAGAGCACTTGGCGTGCTGGGCTGCTTCTCCTTGGCGTGCAGCTCACAG CCCTTTGGCCTATAGCAGCTGTGGAAATTTACACCTCCCAAGTGCTGGAGGCTGTCAACGGGACAGATGTTCGGTTAAAATGCACTTTCTCCAGCTTTGCCCCCGTGGGTGATGCTCTAACAGTGACCTGGAACTTCCGTCCTCGAGATGGGGGCCCCGAGCAGTTT GTATTCTACTACCATGTGGATCCCTTCAAACCCATGAGTGGGCGTTTCAAGGATCGAGTGGTCTGGGACGGGAACCCTGAGCGGTACGACGTCTCCATCATCCTCTGGAAGCTGCAGTTTGACGACAATGGGACATACACCTGCCAGGTGAAGAACCCACCTGACGTTGATGGGCTGATAGGGGAGATTCGGCTGAGCGTCGTGCACACTG TACGCTTCTCTGAGATCTACTTCCTGGCTCTGGCCATTGGCTCTGCCTGTGCCCTCATGGTCATAATAGTAATCGTGGTGGTCCTCGTCCAGCATTTCCGGAAAAAGCGATGGGCCGAAAGAGCTCATAAAGTGGTGGAGATAAAATC aaaagaagaggaaaggctCAACCAAGATAAAAAGGTCTCTGTTTATTTAGAAGACGCAGACTGA